One region of Streptomyces leeuwenhoekii genomic DNA includes:
- a CDS encoding bile acid:sodium symporter family protein encodes MPVDPYIVLLLGTVGLAALLPARGTAADAVSGTSTAAIAFLFFLYGARLSTREALDGLRHWRLHVTVLACTFVVFPLLGLAARGLVPVFLTHPLYQGLLFLTLVPSTIQSSIAFTSIARGNVPAAICAGSFSSLVGIVATPLLAAALLGSTGGGFSADALLEIVLQLLVPFVAGQLLRRWIGGFVTRHKKGLGLVDRGSILLVVYTAFSEGVVHGIWHQVSPVRLAGLLAVEVVLLAVMLALTWYGAKALGFGREDRIAIQFAGSKKSLAAGLPMASVLFGAHASLAVLPLMLFHQMQLMVCAVIAKRRARDGDADESARSPRGAHTEVGTGTRSG; translated from the coding sequence ATGCCGGTCGACCCGTACATCGTGCTGCTGCTCGGGACGGTGGGCCTCGCGGCGCTGCTGCCCGCGCGCGGCACGGCGGCGGACGCCGTCTCCGGCACTTCCACGGCGGCGATCGCGTTCCTGTTCTTCCTGTACGGGGCCCGGCTCTCCACCCGTGAGGCGCTGGACGGTCTGCGCCACTGGCGGCTCCATGTCACCGTGCTGGCCTGCACTTTCGTCGTGTTTCCGCTGCTGGGGCTGGCGGCGCGCGGCCTGGTCCCGGTCTTCCTGACCCACCCCCTGTACCAGGGCCTGCTCTTCCTCACCCTGGTCCCGTCGACCATCCAGTCCTCGATCGCCTTCACCTCCATCGCCCGCGGCAACGTGCCCGCCGCCATCTGCGCGGGCTCCTTCTCCTCCCTGGTCGGCATCGTCGCCACCCCGCTGCTGGCCGCCGCCCTGCTCGGCAGCACCGGCGGAGGCTTCTCCGCGGACGCGCTGCTGGAGATCGTCCTGCAGTTGCTGGTGCCGTTCGTCGCGGGCCAGTTGCTGCGGCGCTGGATCGGCGGCTTCGTCACCCGGCACAAGAAGGGACTCGGCCTGGTCGACCGCGGGTCGATCCTGCTCGTGGTCTACACCGCGTTCAGCGAGGGCGTGGTCCACGGCATCTGGCACCAGGTGAGCCCGGTGCGGCTGGCCGGGCTGCTGGCCGTGGAGGTCGTCCTGCTCGCCGTGATGCTCGCCCTGACCTGGTACGGCGCCAAGGCGCTGGGGTTCGGGCGCGAGGACCGCATCGCGATCCAGTTCGCGGGCTCGAAGAAGTCCCTCGCCGCCGGGCTGCCCATGGCCAGCGTCCTGTTCGGAGCGCACGCCTCGCTGGCGGTGCTGCCGCTGATGCTCTTCCACCAGATGCAGCTCATGGTGTGCGCGGTGATCGCCAAGCGCCGGGCCCGCGACGGCGACGCGGACGAGTCCGCGCGGAGCCCGCGGGGCGCGCATACGGAGGTCGGCACCGGGACGCGCTCCGGCTGA
- a CDS encoding GntR family transcriptional regulator, with translation MLSTGLPQGAVPRLERPGPLRDRVYEALLELITTRALRPGQHLVESELAGHLGVSRQPVREALQRLSTEGWIDLRPAQGAFVHEPTEEEADQLLTVRTLLEAEAARLAAAGADDAGIAGLEELCAEGERAVAADDVDGAVALNARFHAKVMELAGNAVLAELARQVDRRVRWYYTPIARQRGRQSWIEHRELIAAIADRDEQRATHLMREHTEHTRRSYHERARP, from the coding sequence ATGTTGTCGACAGGACTGCCCCAGGGGGCGGTACCCAGGCTCGAACGCCCCGGCCCGCTGCGCGACCGTGTCTACGAGGCGCTGCTCGAACTCATCACCACCCGCGCCCTGCGGCCCGGCCAGCATCTGGTGGAGAGCGAACTCGCCGGCCACCTCGGGGTGTCCCGCCAGCCGGTCCGCGAGGCGCTGCAACGGCTCAGCACCGAGGGGTGGATCGATCTGAGGCCCGCCCAGGGGGCGTTCGTGCACGAGCCCACGGAGGAGGAGGCCGACCAGCTCCTGACCGTCCGTACGCTGCTGGAGGCCGAGGCCGCCCGGCTCGCCGCCGCCGGCGCTGACGACGCGGGCATCGCCGGCCTGGAAGAGCTGTGCGCGGAGGGCGAGCGGGCGGTGGCCGCCGACGACGTGGACGGCGCCGTGGCCCTGAACGCCCGCTTCCACGCCAAGGTCATGGAACTGGCCGGCAACGCGGTCCTCGCCGAACTCGCGCGGCAGGTCGACCGCCGGGTGCGCTGGTACTACACGCCCATCGCCCGGCAGCGCGGCCGGCAGTCCTGGATCGAGCACCGGGAGCTGATCGCGGCGATCGCCGACCGGGACGAGCAGCGCGCCACGCATCTGATGCGGGAGCACACCGAGCACACCCGGCGCTCGTACCACGAGCGCGCGCGGCCCTGA
- a CDS encoding exo-alpha-sialidase produces the protein MTALLALAATAASPAQSGTGPPGRAPLFEEQVLFQAGREPGYACFRIPAIVRTTSGTLLAFAEGRVLNCGDAADIDIVLRRSTDGGRTWGPLSVVNDGGGDTHGNPVPLVDRETGRVLLAETYNTGRTDAAGCGVPCDRRPHLQYSDDDGLTWSAPRDLSGDIRPAHWNSWYATGPVHGVQLARGAHSGRLVFGVNAETWDGGRVTANHAALAVSDDGGANWRIGAIDTWPVPAGGPFRQKPSELTLAELADGSLLVSGREQDGTDLGHRTQTVSRDGGDTFAAPFRAIPDFATPQVQGALLRLGDRLLLSAPADPDRRRTMVVRSSYDGGATWESVDRATVVTRDWSGYSDLVALDDEGTVGLLYEGGKADARDEIRFARFTEEWLAPRRGPDPVTPDLAPGAPPAAVLGGAAVTDGAIGGALAFDGTDDAVRLPYRAALPLGTKDFTASLWFRYTAARGEQPLLWMGGVGTTQPQVWLRAEPAHDRVQGLITARDGVSAPRSTYVRAAGARNDGRWHHLVLRRGQGRLTLFADGARLGTVADVPGSVSRDSPFGVHLGRRMDGRASFTGAIDEVRVWDRALTDGEVAGLRTAGAPQGTVLSLPLDTVRPGG, from the coding sequence ATGACCGCGCTGCTCGCGCTCGCCGCGACGGCCGCCTCCCCCGCGCAGTCCGGCACCGGACCGCCCGGCCGCGCACCGCTGTTCGAGGAACAGGTCCTCTTCCAGGCGGGCCGGGAGCCCGGTTACGCCTGTTTCCGCATCCCGGCGATCGTGCGGACGACCTCCGGAACGCTCCTCGCCTTCGCCGAGGGCCGGGTCCTCAACTGCGGGGACGCGGCCGACATCGACATCGTCCTCAGACGCTCCACCGACGGCGGCCGGACCTGGGGCCCGCTGTCGGTCGTCAACGACGGCGGCGGCGACACGCACGGCAACCCGGTGCCGCTCGTGGACCGGGAGACCGGCCGCGTCCTGCTCGCCGAGACCTACAACACCGGGCGGACGGACGCGGCCGGCTGCGGAGTGCCCTGCGACCGCCGGCCCCATCTCCAGTACAGCGACGACGACGGTCTCACCTGGTCGGCGCCGCGCGACCTGAGCGGCGACATCCGCCCCGCCCACTGGAACTCCTGGTACGCCACCGGGCCCGTGCACGGCGTCCAGCTCGCCCGCGGCGCGCACTCCGGGCGTCTGGTGTTCGGTGTCAACGCCGAGACCTGGGACGGCGGCCGGGTCACCGCCAACCACGCGGCGCTGGCGGTCAGCGACGACGGCGGGGCGAACTGGCGGATCGGCGCCATCGACACCTGGCCGGTCCCCGCCGGCGGGCCCTTCCGGCAGAAGCCGTCCGAGCTGACCCTCGCCGAGCTGGCCGACGGCTCCCTCCTGGTCAGCGGCCGGGAACAGGACGGCACCGACCTCGGCCACCGCACCCAGACCGTCAGCCGGGACGGCGGCGACACCTTCGCCGCGCCCTTCCGGGCCATCCCGGACTTCGCCACGCCCCAGGTGCAGGGCGCCCTGCTCCGCCTGGGCGACCGCCTGCTGCTGTCCGCCCCGGCCGACCCCGACCGCCGCCGCACGATGGTGGTCCGCTCCTCCTACGACGGCGGCGCCACCTGGGAGAGCGTGGACCGCGCCACGGTCGTCACCCGGGACTGGTCCGGCTACTCCGACCTGGTGGCCCTCGACGACGAGGGCACCGTGGGACTGTTGTACGAGGGCGGGAAGGCCGACGCGCGCGACGAGATCCGCTTCGCCCGCTTCACCGAGGAGTGGCTGGCCCCGCGCCGCGGCCCCGACCCGGTCACACCGGACCTCGCGCCGGGCGCCCCGCCCGCCGCGGTCCTCGGCGGCGCCGCGGTGACGGACGGCGCGATCGGCGGCGCGCTCGCCTTCGACGGCACCGACGACGCCGTACGGCTGCCGTACCGCGCGGCGCTGCCCCTGGGCACCAAGGACTTCACGGCGTCGCTGTGGTTCCGGTACACGGCGGCCCGGGGGGAGCAGCCACTGCTGTGGATGGGCGGGGTGGGCACCACCCAGCCCCAGGTGTGGCTGCGGGCCGAGCCCGCGCACGACCGCGTCCAGGGCCTGATCACCGCGCGCGACGGCGTGTCCGCCCCACGGTCGACGTACGTGCGGGCCGCGGGCGCCCGCAATGACGGCCGCTGGCACCATCTGGTGCTGCGCCGCGGCCAGGGGCGGCTGACCCTGTTCGCCGACGGCGCGCGGCTCGGCACGGTGGCGGACGTACCCGGCTCGGTCAGCCGCGACTCGCCGTTCGGCGTGCATCTGGGCCGGCGCATGGACGGCCGGGCCTCCTTCACCGGGGCGATCGACGAGGTACGGGTCTGGGACCGGGCACTGACCGACGGGGAGGTCGCCGGGCTGCGCACGGCCGGGGCCCCGCAGGGCACCGTCCTGTCGCTGCCGCTGGACACGGTGCGTCCCGGCGGCTGA
- a CDS encoding OFA family MFS transporter, with the protein MSPPVAPPGWSRWLAPPAALSVHLSIGQAYAWSVFKPPLESALALSGTQSALPFQLGIVMLGLSAAFGGTRVERNGPRWAMTVALVCFSSGFLLAALGAAAEQYWLIVLGYGFVGGIGLGIGYISPVSTLIKWFPDRPGMATGIAIMGFGGGALIASPWSARMLDSFGTGSSGIALAFLVHGLSYAVFMLLGVVLVRVPPGAARTAGRAADAAGSIRVPARAAVRTPQFWCLWIVLCTNVTAGIGILEKAAPMITDFFADTSAPVSATAAAGFVALLSAANMAGRIGWSSTSDLIGRKNVYRVYLGAGALMYALIALFGDDSKPLFVLCALVILSFYGGGFATIPAYLRDLFGTYQVGAIHGRLLTAWSTAGILGPLIVNWIADRQEAAGRHGSSLYGLSFTVMIGLLVVGFAANELVRPVHPRHHAPVRPAPEEAADAGAVPPQQAGPA; encoded by the coding sequence ATGAGTCCACCGGTCGCACCCCCGGGCTGGAGCCGCTGGCTGGCCCCGCCCGCCGCTCTCTCGGTCCACCTCTCCATCGGGCAGGCCTACGCCTGGTCCGTGTTCAAGCCGCCCCTCGAATCCGCGCTCGCCCTCAGCGGCACCCAGAGCGCGCTGCCCTTCCAGCTCGGCATCGTCATGCTGGGCCTGTCGGCCGCGTTCGGCGGCACGCGCGTGGAGCGCAACGGACCGCGCTGGGCGATGACCGTCGCCCTCGTCTGCTTCTCCTCCGGCTTCCTGCTCGCCGCGCTCGGGGCCGCCGCCGAGCAGTACTGGCTGATCGTCCTCGGTTACGGCTTCGTCGGCGGGATCGGCCTCGGCATCGGCTACATCTCCCCGGTCTCCACGCTGATCAAGTGGTTCCCCGACCGGCCCGGCATGGCCACCGGCATCGCCATCATGGGCTTCGGCGGCGGCGCGCTCATCGCCTCGCCCTGGTCGGCGCGGATGCTGGACTCCTTCGGTACGGGCTCCTCCGGCATCGCGCTCGCCTTCCTGGTGCACGGGCTGTCGTACGCCGTCTTCATGCTGCTCGGCGTCGTGCTGGTACGGGTGCCGCCGGGCGCGGCGCGGACCGCGGGCCGGGCGGCGGACGCGGCCGGGAGCATCCGGGTCCCGGCCCGCGCCGCCGTGCGCACCCCGCAGTTCTGGTGCCTGTGGATCGTGCTCTGCACCAACGTCACCGCCGGTATCGGCATCCTGGAGAAGGCCGCCCCCATGATCACGGACTTCTTCGCGGACACCTCCGCGCCGGTCTCGGCGACGGCCGCCGCCGGGTTCGTCGCCCTGCTGTCGGCGGCCAACATGGCCGGGCGCATCGGCTGGTCCTCCACCTCCGACCTGATCGGCCGGAAGAACGTCTACCGCGTCTACCTCGGCGCGGGCGCGCTGATGTACGCGCTCATCGCGCTGTTCGGCGACGACTCCAAGCCGCTGTTCGTGCTGTGCGCGCTGGTCATCCTCTCCTTCTACGGCGGCGGCTTCGCCACCATCCCCGCCTATCTGAGGGACCTGTTCGGCACGTACCAGGTGGGCGCCATCCACGGGCGGCTGCTCACCGCCTGGTCCACCGCCGGCATCCTCGGACCGCTGATCGTCAACTGGATCGCCGACCGGCAGGAGGCGGCGGGGCGGCACGGCTCGTCCCTGTACGGTCTGTCGTTCACCGTCATGATCGGCCTGCTCGTCGTCGGCTTCGCCGCGAACGAACTGGTCCGGCCCGTCCATCCCCGTCACCACGCCCCCGTCCGTCCCGCGCCCGAGGAGGCCGCCGATGCCGGTGCCGTCCCACCGCAGCAAGCCGGGCCCGCCTGA
- a CDS encoding MFS transporter small subunit: protein MPVPSHRSKPGPPERRPLIAFAWLWVGAPLAYGVWELVRKAAQLFTG from the coding sequence ATGCCGGTGCCGTCCCACCGCAGCAAGCCGGGCCCGCCTGAGCGGCGCCCGCTGATCGCCTTCGCCTGGCTGTGGGTGGGGGCGCCCCTGGCGTACGGCGTCTGGGAGCTCGTCCGGAAGGCGGCGCAGCTCTTCACGGGCTGA
- a CDS encoding ROK family transcriptional regulator, translated as MTARPANAHQARLLKLLRDGGPNSRAQLGDQVDLSRSKLAVEVDRLLETGLVVADGLAASRGGRRSHNIRLHPGLRFLGVDIGATSVDVAVTNAELEILGHINQPMDVREGPVAVFEQVLSMAAKLRASGLAEGFDGAGIGVPGPVRFPEGVPVAPPIMPGWDGFPVREALSQELGCPVMVDNDVNLMALGEQHAGVARTVADFLCVKIGTGIGCGIVVGGGVHRGTTGSAGDIGHIQAVPDGRPCACGNRGCLEAHFSGAALARDATEAAQQGRSPELAARLEANGALSAADVAAAAAAGDATALDLIREGGTRTGQVIAGLVSFFNPGLVVIGGGVTGLGHTLLAAIRTQVYRQSLPLATGNLPIVLGELGPTAGVIGGARLISDHLFSPA; from the coding sequence ATGACCGCGCGACCCGCCAACGCCCACCAGGCCCGGCTGCTGAAGCTGCTGCGCGACGGCGGTCCCAACTCCCGCGCCCAGCTCGGCGATCAGGTCGACCTCTCGCGGTCCAAGCTGGCCGTGGAGGTGGACCGGCTGCTGGAGACGGGGCTGGTCGTGGCCGACGGTCTCGCCGCCTCGCGCGGCGGGCGCCGCTCCCACAACATCCGGCTCCATCCCGGCCTGCGCTTCCTCGGCGTCGACATCGGCGCGACCTCGGTCGACGTCGCCGTCACCAACGCCGAGCTGGAGATCCTCGGGCACATCAACCAGCCGATGGACGTCCGCGAGGGACCGGTCGCGGTCTTCGAGCAAGTGCTGTCCATGGCCGCGAAGTTGAGGGCCTCGGGTCTCGCGGAGGGCTTCGACGGCGCCGGCATCGGCGTCCCCGGGCCGGTCCGCTTCCCCGAGGGTGTGCCGGTGGCTCCGCCGATCATGCCGGGCTGGGACGGCTTCCCCGTGCGGGAGGCGCTCAGCCAGGAACTCGGCTGCCCGGTCATGGTCGACAACGACGTGAACCTCATGGCGCTGGGGGAGCAGCACGCGGGCGTCGCCCGCACCGTCGCCGACTTCCTCTGCGTCAAGATCGGCACCGGAATCGGCTGCGGCATCGTCGTCGGCGGTGGCGTCCACCGCGGCACGACGGGCAGCGCGGGCGACATCGGGCACATCCAGGCCGTGCCCGACGGCCGCCCCTGCGCCTGCGGCAACCGGGGCTGCCTGGAGGCCCACTTCAGCGGCGCGGCGCTCGCCCGCGACGCGACGGAGGCCGCCCAGCAGGGCCGTTCCCCGGAGCTGGCCGCCCGGCTGGAGGCGAACGGGGCCCTCAGCGCCGCCGACGTCGCCGCCGCTGCCGCCGCGGGCGACGCCACCGCCCTGGACCTGATCCGGGAGGGCGGCACCCGCACCGGTCAGGTCATCGCCGGCCTGGTCAGCTTCTTCAACCCGGGCCTGGTGGTGATCGGCGGCGGGGTGACCGGCCTCGGCCACACCCTGCTCGCCGCGATCCGCACCCAGGTCTACCGCCAGTCGCTGCCCCTGGCGACCGGCAACCTCCCCATCGTCCTCGGGGAGCTGGGCCCCACCGCCGGAGTCATCGGCGGAGCCCGGCTCATCAGCGACCACCTGTTCTCGCCCGCGTAA
- a CDS encoding beta-ketoacyl-ACP synthase III → MNGSRIAAVGHYQPARVLTNEDLAGMVDTSDEWIRSRVGIRTRRIAGPDEPVDELAAHAAGKALAAAGLAPADVDLVLVATSTAVDRSPNTAARVAARLGMPQPAVLDVNVVCAGFTHALATADHAVRAGAARRALVIGADKMSDVTDWTDRSTCVLVGDGAGAAVVEPCPDGREPGIGPVLWGSVPEMGRAVRIEGTPPRFAQEGQAVYRWATTRLPPLARRACELSGLVPEDLAAVVLHQANLRIIEPLAHRIGAVNAVVARDVAESGNTSAASIPLALSKLVERGEITSGDPVLLFGFGGNLSYAGQVVRCP, encoded by the coding sequence ATGAACGGCTCGCGCATCGCCGCCGTCGGCCATTACCAGCCCGCCAGGGTGCTCACCAACGAGGACCTGGCGGGCATGGTCGACACCAGCGACGAGTGGATCCGCAGCCGGGTGGGCATCCGCACCCGCCGCATCGCGGGTCCCGACGAGCCGGTGGACGAGCTGGCCGCGCACGCCGCCGGGAAGGCGCTCGCCGCGGCCGGGCTGGCACCCGCCGACGTGGACCTCGTGCTGGTCGCCACGTCCACCGCCGTCGACCGCTCCCCGAACACCGCCGCCCGCGTGGCGGCCCGGCTCGGCATGCCGCAGCCCGCCGTGCTGGACGTCAACGTCGTGTGCGCGGGGTTCACCCACGCCCTGGCCACCGCCGACCACGCCGTCCGCGCGGGCGCCGCGCGCCGCGCCCTGGTCATCGGCGCCGACAAGATGTCCGACGTCACCGACTGGACCGACCGCAGCACCTGCGTGCTCGTCGGCGACGGAGCGGGGGCCGCCGTCGTCGAGCCCTGCCCGGACGGGCGGGAGCCCGGGATCGGCCCGGTGCTGTGGGGATCGGTGCCCGAGATGGGCCGGGCCGTGCGCATCGAGGGGACCCCGCCGCGGTTCGCCCAGGAGGGGCAGGCCGTCTACCGCTGGGCCACCACCCGGCTGCCGCCGCTGGCCCGCCGGGCCTGCGAGCTGTCCGGCCTCGTGCCCGAGGACCTCGCCGCGGTCGTGCTGCACCAGGCGAACCTGCGCATCATCGAGCCCCTCGCCCACCGGATCGGCGCGGTCAACGCCGTCGTCGCCCGGGACGTGGCCGAGTCGGGCAACACCTCCGCGGCCAGCATCCCGCTCGCCCTGTCCAAGCTGGTCGAACGGGGCGAGATCACCTCCGGCGACCCGGTGCTGCTCTTCGGCTTCGGCGGCAACCTGTCCTACGCCGGGCAGGTCGTCCGCTGCCCCTGA
- the fdhD gene encoding formate dehydrogenase accessory sulfurtransferase FdhD — MGRVTERRKVIRIRDGAVTSRPDTLVAEEPLEIRLNGKPLAITMRTPGDDFALAAGFLVSEGVLAEREELRNIVYCAGASADGANTYNVVDVQTAPGVVLPDITLERNVYTTSSCGLCGKASLDAVRTSARWPIADTPPLRVGPELLASLPDRLRSAQRVFDRTGGLHAAALFTEDGELLDIREDVGRHNAVDKLVGRALQSGELPLSRTILLVSGRASFELAQKAVMAGVPVLAAVSAPSSLAVDLAAETGLTLVGFLRGSSMNVYAGQDRIALRATAAQG, encoded by the coding sequence ATGGGACGAGTCACGGAACGACGCAAGGTGATCCGCATCCGGGACGGCGCGGTCACCAGCCGTCCGGACACGCTCGTCGCCGAGGAGCCCCTGGAGATCCGGCTGAACGGCAAACCGCTGGCGATCACCATGCGCACCCCCGGCGACGACTTCGCGCTCGCGGCGGGCTTCCTGGTCAGCGAGGGCGTGCTCGCCGAGCGCGAGGAGCTGCGGAACATCGTGTACTGCGCGGGCGCCTCGGCCGACGGCGCCAACACCTACAACGTGGTGGACGTGCAGACCGCCCCCGGCGTCGTGCTCCCCGACATCACCCTGGAACGCAACGTCTACACCACCTCCTCCTGCGGCCTGTGCGGCAAGGCGAGCCTGGACGCCGTGCGGACCTCGGCCCGCTGGCCCATCGCCGACACTCCCCCGCTGCGCGTCGGGCCGGAACTGCTGGCGTCGCTGCCCGACCGGCTGCGCTCGGCCCAGCGGGTCTTCGACCGCACCGGCGGCCTGCACGCGGCGGCGTTGTTCACCGAGGACGGGGAGCTGCTGGACATACGGGAGGACGTGGGCCGGCACAACGCCGTCGACAAGCTGGTCGGCCGCGCCCTGCAGAGCGGGGAGCTGCCCCTGTCCCGGACGATCCTGCTGGTGTCGGGGCGGGCCTCCTTCGAGCTGGCGCAGAAGGCGGTGATGGCGGGGGTGCCGGTGCTCGCGGCGGTCTCGGCGCCGTCCTCCCTGGCGGTCGACCTGGCCGCCGAGACGGGGCTGACGCTGGTGGGCTTCCTGCGGGGCAGCTCCATGAACGTGTACGCGGGCCAGGACCGCATCGCCCTGCGGGCCACGGCCGCCCAGGGCTGA
- a CDS encoding DinB family protein: MSSSRAEPMAWQWDLTWSLFEYHAERLEAADFLWEPAPLCWTMRRRAAGGWVPDWADTEPDPVPVPTVAWLTWHIGWWLSVSADHVAGRTPRERAEIVWPGPGDPAVAWLRGLREEWSGAVAGLTEADLDRTAPFPWAHDPEHTIAHMLAWVNAELMKNVAEIGQLRLLRAASAR, encoded by the coding sequence ATGTCTTCCTCACGAGCGGAACCGATGGCGTGGCAGTGGGACCTGACGTGGTCGCTCTTCGAGTACCACGCCGAGCGCCTGGAGGCGGCCGACTTCCTGTGGGAGCCGGCTCCGCTGTGCTGGACCATGCGGCGTCGAGCCGCGGGCGGGTGGGTGCCGGACTGGGCGGACACCGAGCCCGATCCCGTCCCGGTGCCCACCGTCGCCTGGCTGACCTGGCACATCGGCTGGTGGCTGAGTGTGTCCGCCGACCATGTGGCGGGCCGGACGCCGCGCGAGCGCGCCGAGATCGTGTGGCCGGGCCCCGGTGATCCGGCCGTCGCCTGGCTGCGCGGTCTGCGCGAGGAGTGGTCCGGCGCGGTGGCAGGGCTCACCGAGGCGGACCTCGACCGCACCGCGCCGTTTCCCTGGGCGCATGATCCGGAGCACACCATCGCCCACATGCTGGCCTGGGTGAACGCCGAACTGATGAAGAACGTGGCCGAGATCGGTCAGCTCCGTCTGCTGAGGGCCGCGTCCGCCCGGTGA
- a CDS encoding sugar ABC transporter ATP-binding protein — MAPEPPLLSMSGITKSFPGVRALDGVDLDVQAGEVHCLLGQNGAGKSTLIKVLAGAHQPDTGTIRWRGDDVTLRSPVAAMRLGIATIYQELDLVEHLSVAENVHLGHEPTTAGFVVRGKAARASTAALLKRLGHPEIDPARLVGDLPAAQQQIVSMARALSHDVRLIVMDEPSAALDPEEVDNLFRIVADLTADGVAVVYISHRLEEIRRIGDRVTVLKDGRAVAGGLPAKTTPTSEVVSLMTGRNVEYVFPERPATTPGGDPVLQVRGLAREGEFAPLDLEVRPGEIVGLAGLVGSGRSEILETVYGARRPTAGRVLVDGRPLRPGSVRAAVRAGLGLAPEERKAQALLMLESVTRNVSVSSLSRFSRGGWIDRGAERGAARAATRELSLRPDDPSVPVRTLSGGNQQKAVLARWLLRGCRVLLLDEPTRGVDVGARAELYAVIRRLADEGLAVLLVSSEVPEVLGLADRVLVLREGRVVHEAPAPELDEHRVLDLVMEGTPAS, encoded by the coding sequence ATGGCACCAGAACCACCGCTGCTCAGCATGTCCGGCATCACCAAGTCCTTCCCCGGCGTCCGGGCCCTCGACGGTGTCGACCTCGACGTCCAGGCCGGGGAGGTGCACTGCCTGCTCGGCCAGAACGGCGCCGGGAAGTCCACCCTCATCAAGGTCCTGGCCGGCGCCCACCAGCCCGACACCGGCACGATCCGCTGGCGCGGCGACGACGTCACGCTGCGCTCCCCGGTCGCCGCCATGCGGCTGGGCATCGCCACCATCTACCAGGAACTCGACCTGGTGGAGCACCTGTCGGTGGCCGAGAACGTCCACCTCGGCCACGAGCCGACCACCGCCGGCTTCGTCGTCCGCGGCAAGGCCGCCCGCGCCTCCACGGCCGCGCTGCTGAAGCGGCTCGGCCACCCCGAGATCGACCCGGCCCGCCTGGTCGGCGACCTGCCGGCCGCGCAGCAGCAGATCGTGTCGATGGCCCGGGCCCTCTCCCACGACGTCCGGCTGATCGTGATGGACGAACCGTCCGCCGCGCTCGACCCCGAGGAGGTCGACAACCTCTTCCGCATCGTCGCCGACCTCACCGCCGACGGCGTCGCCGTCGTCTACATCTCGCACCGCCTGGAGGAGATCCGCCGCATCGGCGACCGGGTCACCGTCCTCAAGGACGGCCGGGCCGTCGCGGGCGGGCTGCCCGCGAAGACCACACCGACCAGCGAGGTGGTCTCGCTGATGACGGGGCGGAACGTGGAGTACGTCTTCCCCGAGCGGCCGGCGACGACGCCCGGCGGGGATCCGGTGCTCCAGGTGCGGGGACTGGCGCGCGAGGGCGAGTTCGCGCCCCTGGACCTGGAGGTCCGCCCCGGGGAGATCGTCGGGCTCGCCGGACTCGTCGGCTCCGGGCGGTCGGAAATCCTGGAGACGGTCTACGGGGCGCGCCGGCCCACCGCCGGCCGGGTGCTCGTCGACGGGCGGCCGCTGCGCCCCGGCAGCGTCCGGGCGGCCGTCCGCGCCGGACTCGGACTCGCCCCGGAGGAACGCAAGGCCCAGGCCCTGCTGATGCTGGAGTCCGTCACCCGCAACGTGTCCGTCTCCTCCCTGTCCCGCTTCTCGCGCGGCGGCTGGATCGACCGGGGCGCCGAACGGGGCGCCGCCCGGGCCGCCACCCGCGAACTGTCGCTCAGGCCCGACGACCCCTCCGTGCCGGTGCGCACCCTGTCCGGCGGCAACCAGCAAAAAGCCGTCCTGGCCCGCTGGCTGCTGCGCGGCTGCCGGGTGCTGCTGCTCGACGAACCCACCCGCGGCGTCGACGTCGGCGCGCGCGCCGAACTGTACGCCGTGATCCGGCGCCTGGCCGACGAGGGCCTCGCCGTGCTGCTGGTCTCCAGCGAGGTGCCCGAGGTCCTCGGCCTCGCCGACCGGGTGCTGGTGCTGCGCGAGGGCCGCGTCGTGCACGAGGCGCCCGCCCCCGAACTCGACGAACACCGCGTACTCGACCTCGTGATGGAAGGAACCCCGGCGTCATGA